A part of Thermoplasmata archaeon genomic DNA contains:
- a CDS encoding MFS transporter, whose translation MTEIDITAKKIRLSLIYTSLGHFLNDGAYFLFPIVATFFSVQKGFSPLMITTMFAAFYAASMIFTTLVSSLVDKSGKFAENLSIGIFLISLGLLGLGYSLSLSKGNWLFTMTILSSLVMGIGSGYYHPLGAAVIQNVSPKKLLGKALGINGGLGSVGRAIYPTILYTLIVVYYYSVSLAIIAAIGFIGAAIMWLGLRNIIPKKDGKIDNSIRKPIKNALTSGILILAIVTFLRSLATQGILSWIPFYITYTKGLGLGLSLGITMTIMYTVAIFGQPFFGIMVDKFDKKWLLIVTTIGTGIATLGYVLTEGYISMTLLVIFAFFNFSSFPLLMSLTKDYVSSTSSVSNSMVWGIASGGGMVLGPIIVGGILVNSYSKLAYTYEILAVMIIIIGFLTFLLPKSTEKSKMPLF comes from the coding sequence ATGACTGAAATAGATATTACTGCTAAAAAAATACGTTTGAGTTTGATATATACATCATTAGGGCACTTTTTAAATGATGGTGCTTACTTTTTGTTTCCAATAGTAGCCACATTTTTCTCTGTTCAAAAAGGGTTTTCGCCACTGATGATTACGACAATGTTTGCAGCTTTTTATGCAGCATCTATGATATTCACAACGTTGGTAAGTTCGCTGGTAGATAAAAGCGGAAAATTTGCTGAAAATTTGTCGATTGGTATTTTCTTGATTTCTTTAGGTCTATTGGGGCTTGGTTACTCTTTATCATTATCGAAAGGAAACTGGCTTTTTACCATGACCATATTATCCTCTTTAGTAATGGGTATTGGTAGTGGATATTACCATCCTCTTGGCGCTGCAGTTATACAGAATGTATCCCCCAAGAAACTTCTTGGAAAAGCACTGGGAATAAATGGAGGGCTTGGAAGCGTGGGAAGAGCAATTTACCCCACAATTTTATACACTTTGATTGTAGTGTATTATTATAGTGTTTCGTTAGCCATAATAGCGGCGATTGGATTTATAGGAGCTGCAATAATGTGGTTAGGTCTTCGTAATATAATTCCTAAAAAAGATGGAAAAATAGATAATAGTATCCGTAAACCTATTAAGAATGCTCTTACTAGTGGAATTCTGATCCTAGCTATTGTTACATTTTTAAGATCCCTTGCAACACAGGGGATACTTAGCTGGATACCATTCTATATAACATATACCAAAGGTCTTGGATTAGGCTTATCATTAGGAATCACAATGACTATAATGTATACAGTAGCAATATTCGGGCAACCATTTTTTGGGATTATGGTTGACAAATTTGATAAAAAATGGTTACTTATAGTAACTACAATAGGCACAGGAATAGCAACACTGGGGTATGTTCTTACTGAAGGTTATATAAGTATGACTTTACTTGTCATTTTTGCCTTTTTTAACTTCAGCAGTTTTCCACTGCTGATGTCTTTGACGAAAGATTATGTTTCTAGCACATCCTCTGTAAGCAATTCCATGGTATGGGGTATTGCTAGTGGCGGCGGAATGGTGTTAGGGCCAATAATAGTTGGTGGTATACTAGTAAATAGCTACTCTAAATTAGCATACACATATGAGATCTTGGCAGTTATGATAATAATAATAGGATTTCTAACATTTTTGTTGCCAAAATCAACTGAAAAATCTAAAATGCCTCTTTTTTAA